A single genomic interval of Drosophila gunungcola strain Sukarami unplaced genomic scaffold, Dgunungcola_SK_2 000019F, whole genome shotgun sequence harbors:
- the LOC128263835 gene encoding uncharacterized protein LOC128263835 — protein MREFRARLEEQGAVSKHSHQKKGCEFAFIPPRAPHFGGLWEAGVKSAKHLFLRTLGQDLLTAEELGTLLTSVEAVLNSRPLGALSSDPNDGEALTPGHLLIGGPLLAPPSAALPDQISLTCLRRWRGVSSLRHRFWQRWSREYISSLQQRSKWHQGEPNLVVGALVVVAEDNLPPQQWRIG, from the coding sequence atgagagagttccgagcccgtctggaagagcagggggcggtatcgaaacattcgcatcaaaaaaaaggatgcgagtttgcgttcataccgcccagagcaccgcacttcggcggactatgggaggcaggtgtgaagtctgcaaagcacctgttccttcggacgttaggccaagacctcttgaccgcggaggagctcggaactctgctcaccagcgtggaggccgtgctcaactccaggcccctcggcgctctaagcagcgacccgaacgacggcgaggccctgacccccgggcatctgctcatcggcggccctcttctggccccaccatcagcggcgctcccggaccagatcagcctaacctgcttgcgacgatggcgaggtgtctcgtctctcaggcacaggttttggcagcgatggtcccgggagtacatctccagcctccagcagcggtccaagtggcaccagggggagcccaacctcgtcgtgggagcgctcgtcgtcgtcgcagaagacaaccttccgccccagcagtggaggatcggatga